The DNA window CGGAAAAACCCGTTACAACCCGCTCTATTTCTACGGCGGCGTTGGTTTGGGAAAAACGCACTTGTTGCAGGCGATCGGCCACGCCGTTTTGGACGACAATCCGGCTGCCAAGGTTTTATACGTCACCTCGGAGCGCTTCACCTCCGATTTCATCACCTCCCTTTCCAACAACACCACCTCGGAGTTCACCGCCTACTACCGGCAGGCGGACGTTTTGCTTTTGGATGACATCCAGTTTCTGGTCGGCAAGGAATCGACCCAAGTGCAGTTCTTCCACACCTTTAACGCCCTGCACCAGGCCGGCAAACAGATTGTCCTCTCCTCCGACCGGCCGCCGTCTTTGACCAAAGGGCTGGAGGAGCGGCTCCTCTCCCGCTTTCAATGGGGGATGACCGTCGACATCCAGCCCCCCGACCTGGAGACCCGCATCGCCATTTTGCGCAAAAAAAGTGAATCGGACAAGCTCACCATCAGCGACGAGGTAATCACCTTCATCGCCGAAAACATCTCCTCCAACATCCGCGAGCTGGAGGGCTGCTTAATCCGCCTTTTGGCCTATTCCTCCCTTTGGGGCAAAGATGTCAATATTGAACTGGCCAAGGAGGTCCTGCGGGACCATCTAAAGGCCTCTGAAAAAAGAATCACCATCGAAGCCATCCACAAGCGCACCGCCGAGCATTTCAAGCTGGCCCCCGAACTGCTTCTAGCGAAAAAGAAAACTCAAGAAGTCGCCATGGCCCGGCAGGTGGCAATGTACCTCTGCCGGCTTTTAACCGACCATTCCCTGAAATCAATCGGCTCCTATTTTGGCGGGCGGGACCATTCCACTGTCATCCACGCCTGCGAAATCGTCTCCGGCCGGATGAAATCAGACAACAAATTCCGTCAGGAAATCGAGCAATTGATAAACGTTTTATCTAACTAACATCTTAACATGCAGCTTATCAACAAAAAATTGTTGCACAAAAACAGACCGGTTACAAAGAAAGTTTTCAGATTAACTTTTCCATTAAATACCGGAGGGACAATGCCGGAAGCACCCTCTTCCACATTTGCACACCCTTTATTGTGATTGTATATTGAATACACTATGACCAAAAGACACTGGGCGGTAAACCTAAAACGGGAGGCCTAGATGAAGTTTTCGCTGCCAAGAAGCAAATTTCTTAACGCCATAACCAACGTCACCTCGGCGGTGCCGAACCGCACCACGCTTCCGATTTTGGGTAATTTTCTTTTGTCAACGGCGGATGGCAAAGTAAAAATTTCCGCCACCGATTTGGACATCGGCGTTACCACTTCCGTTCCGGCCAACGTCACCAAGCAGGGCGCGGTCACCGTCCCCGCCCGGCTTTTGGACAGTTTGGTGCGCGAACTTCCGGAAACCAACATCGAGGTAATCGCCCACGACAACCGGGTGGAACTGAAAGCCGACAAGGGTTCCTACAAGCTGGGCGGCATGCCGGCCGACGAGTTTCCGCGGCTTCCCGAGTCCTCCCCCGCCAAGCTGATTCGCATCCCCGGCGAGGATATGATTAATCTGATTCGCCGCACCCGCTTTGCCGCCTCGCGGGACGACACCCGCCCGGTTCTAACCGGCATTTTGTGGCAGACCTCCGGCGATATGATGACGATGGTCGCCACCGACGGCCACCGCCTGGCCAAAATGTCGGTGGTGAATAA is part of the Verrucomicrobiia bacterium genome and encodes:
- the dnaA gene encoding chromosomal replication initiator protein DnaA — its product is MLSEPEKLWSEVLEYLEKRVKRQSYYTWLRPTKLFGQNGTVFITVPNRFVAEWLEEHYRALIAEAFQAVTGAEISFGFKVSSEKSDFPLAAPPPTNGNGANGNGHPKPAMATEAEPYRKLLNPRYTFESFVRGDSNLMAHAVAVAVSEAPGKTRYNPLYFYGGVGLGKTHLLQAIGHAVLDDNPAAKVLYVTSERFTSDFITSLSNNTTSEFTAYYRQADVLLLDDIQFLVGKESTQVQFFHTFNALHQAGKQIVLSSDRPPSLTKGLEERLLSRFQWGMTVDIQPPDLETRIAILRKKSESDKLTISDEVITFIAENISSNIRELEGCLIRLLAYSSLWGKDVNIELAKEVLRDHLKASEKRITIEAIHKRTAEHFKLAPELLLAKKKTQEVAMARQVAMYLCRLLTDHSLKSIGSYFGGRDHSTVIHACEIVSGRMKSDNKFRQEIEQLINVLSN